The Chryseobacterium indologenes genomic sequence CCAGAAACAATTTGTTTGATTACGGAATTTCCAGGGTATCCAACTATTCTTTTTCCTATAATCTTTTGGGAGAAAGTGCAGATAGTGGCCTTCTTTCTCAGCAGTTTATTCTGGCGGACGGAGGATTTAAATCTTTTATTCCGGGTACGGTCAATCAATGGATCACTTCTTTCAATGTAGATTCAAGTGTCTGGAAAATATTTCATGTATATGCTGATGCAGGAATATATAAAAATAAAGATCTTCCTTCTAAGTTCATCTGGGATAGTGGTATTAAGGTGAGAATTATTCCTGATTTTCTGGAAATTTATTTCCCGATACAATCTTCTTTAGGATTTGAACCTGCCTTCAAAGATTATGCGAAGCGCATCAGGTATACCCTGGTCCTTAACCTGAGTTCTATCATTAATGCGGCCAGAAGAGGATGGTACTAATGAATTGAGAATGGAGCATGTAAAGTTGTGAATTAAAAGTTGAGAATCCCACTTTTTTATCCTTTGCTTTATAAGAATTAAAATAACAGCTCATTATATGGGCTGTTACTTATGTTTAAGACTAATCTTTAATAATTTTTTGTGAGATAGGAACATTGTTAATCGTTCCGGTTACAATATAGGTACCCCGCGGAAGTTCTGTGATATCCAGGGCTAAGGCAAATTTGGTTGGTGATTTTTTAACAACCTGTCGAAAAGTATCATAAACTTTAGCATCTTTAACTTCCATCCCAAAAACGATTTTACCATCTTTTATGAATGGATTCTGGACGAAACCTGACTTAGCGTTTCCTTCCAGGGAAAAATCCGTCATATTATCACTGCTTCCGTTTAAAGTTCTCTTTATTGCTGTCGTCGTAGTGGGCGACGGCGCAGGACCGTCCCCTTTAAACTGGTCTGCATTGGAGCCATATCCTACAAAATCAAGAACATTGGAGGAATCAGGACTCAAAACCTGTACGATACTTCCTGCCAAAGCAATTTTACCGGAAACATTCGAAATTTTCATCCCGGTAG encodes the following:
- a CDS encoding lamin tail domain-containing protein produces the protein MKKIFTSVVLVMVAAFSNAQIVINEIYGGNENSGALLKNNYIVLKNIGTSPVSLTGASIQYAPAIGPFTQYHTLPDLTLGPDQTYLIQEAPIAGGTEDLPAPDFIATTVINFDGTPNKSTGMKISNVSGKIALAGSIVQVLSPDSSNVLDFVGYGSNADQFKGDGPAPSPTTTTAIKRTLNGSSDNMTDFSLEGNAKSGFVQNPFIKDGKIVFGMEVKDAKVYDTFRQVVKKSPTKFALALDITELPRGTYIVTGTINNVPISQKIIKD